In Pseudofrankia saprophytica, one genomic interval encodes:
- a CDS encoding tetratricopeptide repeat protein, protein MIDRGGRGAVEGSSEGWDFFVSYTAVDQTWAEWISWQLEAAGYRVLVQAWDFVAGTNWQIRMQQGMEGARRTVAVLSTAYLSSVYGQNEWQAAHAADPHGFARKLLPVRVEDCRRPGLLRGIVSIDLFDLDPDQASQHLLKHVDRALTGRAKPAVPPDFPVRRINAPANEPAYPANQSDRPALPAIPNDRETLEELLNHQRRTLGADHVDTLATANDLAKALVELGDWQVARSLAEDTLVRRRRVLGAEHADTLHTAGRLVAALIGIGNCQAARSLAEDTLTRQRSVLDADHPHALATATNLAAALNGLGDYQAARPLAEDTFDRQRRVQGPDHPHTLIAANNLVAALNGLGDYQAARPLIEDTFDRQRRVQGPDHPHTLIAANNLVAALNGLGDYQAARPLAKDTLDRQRRVQGPDHPHTLVFATSVVAVLIGLGDHAVARPLAEYIFDRQRRALGADHLNTLLSANNVVAVLNGLGDYQAARPVAEETLERQRRVLGADHRRTLRLATNLVLTLLGQGDCLAARPVAEDTLERRRRLLGADHPDTLVSANNVVAVLNGLGDYQAARPVAEETLERQPRGPGARPHRRPPHGDQSRPHAPRARRLSGGAAGS, encoded by the coding sequence GTGATCGACAGAGGGGGCCGAGGCGCAGTCGAAGGCAGTTCCGAGGGCTGGGACTTCTTCGTCTCCTACACGGCAGTTGATCAGACGTGGGCGGAGTGGATCTCCTGGCAGTTGGAAGCAGCGGGCTACCGCGTCCTCGTCCAGGCATGGGACTTCGTCGCGGGGACGAACTGGCAGATCCGGATGCAGCAGGGCATGGAAGGTGCCCGACGCACCGTCGCCGTGCTGTCCACCGCCTACCTGTCCTCGGTCTACGGCCAGAATGAGTGGCAGGCCGCGCACGCGGCGGATCCCCATGGCTTCGCGCGTAAGCTGCTGCCCGTACGGGTCGAGGACTGCCGACGGCCAGGGCTGCTACGCGGGATCGTCTCGATCGATCTGTTCGACTTGGATCCTGATCAAGCGAGCCAGCACCTTCTCAAGCACGTTGACCGCGCACTCACCGGCCGCGCCAAACCCGCCGTGCCCCCCGACTTCCCCGTACGCCGAATCAACGCTCCAGCCAACGAACCGGCCTATCCCGCCAATCAATCGGACCGCCCCGCGCTACCGGCTATTCCGAACGACCGCGAAACCCTTGAGGAACTGCTTAACCATCAACGCCGCACGCTCGGTGCTGACCACGTCGACACTCTGGCCACCGCGAACGATCTAGCCAAGGCGTTGGTCGAACTGGGCGACTGGCAAGTGGCTCGGTCCCTCGCCGAAGACACCCTCGTTCGACGTCGGCGTGTTCTCGGCGCCGAACACGCCGACACTCTCCACACCGCCGGCCGTCTCGTCGCCGCGCTGATCGGAATTGGAAACTGTCAGGCGGCTCGGTCCCTCGCCGAAGACACCCTCACGCGACAGCGGAGTGTCCTGGACGCCGACCACCCCCACGCCCTCGCCACGGCGACCAACCTGGCCGCCGCGTTGAACGGGCTGGGTGACTATCAGGCGGCGCGGCCTTTGGCTGAAGACACCTTCGATCGGCAGCGCCGCGTCCAGGGTCCCGACCACCCCCATACCCTCATAGCTGCGAACAACCTCGTCGCCGCGTTGAACGGGCTGGGTGACTATCAGGCGGCGCGGCCTTTGATCGAAGACACCTTCGATCGGCAGCGCCGCGTCCAGGGTCCCGACCACCCCCATACCCTCATAGCTGCGAACAACCTCGTCGCCGCGTTGAACGGGCTGGGTGACTATCAGGCGGCGCGGCCTTTGGCCAAAGACACCCTCGACCGACAGCGCCGCGTCCAAGGCCCCGACCACCCCCACACCCTCGTGTTTGCGACCAGCGTCGTCGCCGTGTTGATCGGGTTAGGTGACCATGCGGTGGCGCGGCCCTTGGCCGAATACATTTTCGACCGACAGCGCCGTGCCCTGGGCGCCGACCACCTCAACACCCTCCTGTCCGCGAACAACGTCGTCGCCGTGTTGAACGGGCTGGGTGACTATCAGGCGGCGCGGCCGGTAGCTGAAGAAACCCTTGAGCGACAGCGCCGTGTCCTGGGCGCCGACCACCGTCGCACCCTCCGCTTAGCGACCAATCTCGTCCTCACGCTCCTCGGGCAAGGCGACTGTCTGGCGGCGCGGCCGGTAGCTGAAGACACCCTTGAGCGACGACGACGCCTCCTGGGTGCCGACCACCCCGATACCCTCGTGTCCGCGAACAACGTCGTCGCCGTGTTGAACGGGCTGGGTGACTATCAGGCGGCGCGGCCGGTAGCTGAAGAAACCCTTGAACGACAGCCCCGTGGCCCTGGGGCGCGACCACACCGACGCCCTCCGCATGGCGACCAATCTCGTCCTCACGCTCCTCGGGCAAGGCGACTGTCTGGCGGCGCGGCCGGTAGCTGA
- a CDS encoding tetratricopeptide repeat protein, which yields MATNLVLTLLGQGDCLAARPVAEDTLERRRRLLGADHPHTLATATKLALALNGLGDYQAARPLAEDTLERQRRVQGADHTDTLATANSLVAALTGLGEHRAARRLAKASKA from the coding sequence ATGGCGACCAATCTCGTCCTCACGCTCCTCGGGCAAGGCGACTGTCTGGCGGCGCGGCCGGTAGCTGAAGACACCCTTGAGCGACGACGACGCCTCCTGGGCGCCGACCACCCCCACACCCTCGCCACGGCGACCAAACTGGCCCTCGCGTTGAACGGGCTGGGTGACTATCAGGCGGCGCGGCCTTTGGCCGAAGACACCCTTGAGCGACAGCGCCGTGTCCAGGGCGCCGACCACACCGACACCCTCGCCACTGCGAACAGCCTCGTGGCCGCGCTGACCGGGCTGGGTGAGCATAGGGCGGCCCGGAGACTGGCCAAAGCCAGCAAAGCTTGA
- a CDS encoding class I SAM-dependent methyltransferase codes for MTGSERRDLGGVFNEVAELYDRARPGYPDELFADLVSLAAMGEESSVLEVGCGTGQATRSLAALGYSVTAVEPGEDLAALARHRLSTFRDVKVETSTFEEWNDRGRRFDVLVAAAAWHWVDPSIGWRRAHDLLRPGGWMALLGHVVVRRPGEPEVYAETADLHERFSPGNPDWGHPPVEDEVRATGEGWGLVSDPGDLFGPPTARWYRTEQWFDGDGFADLLRTMSPYRRLHRDVREPLLDAIAERIRTRLGNQASRRYLSVLRLGQRAD; via the coding sequence ATGACGGGCTCGGAGCGGCGTGACCTCGGCGGAGTGTTCAACGAGGTCGCGGAGCTCTACGACCGCGCGCGGCCGGGCTATCCCGACGAGTTGTTCGCGGACCTCGTCTCACTTGCCGCCATGGGCGAGGAGTCGTCGGTGCTCGAGGTGGGGTGCGGTACGGGACAGGCGACCCGCTCGCTGGCGGCGCTCGGCTACTCGGTGACCGCCGTCGAGCCCGGGGAGGATCTGGCCGCGCTGGCTCGTCACCGGCTCTCGACGTTCCGTGACGTCAAGGTCGAGACGTCCACGTTCGAGGAGTGGAACGATCGCGGGCGCCGTTTCGATGTCCTGGTGGCCGCGGCGGCATGGCACTGGGTCGACCCATCGATCGGCTGGCGGCGAGCCCACGACCTGCTCCGACCCGGCGGGTGGATGGCGCTGCTCGGCCACGTCGTCGTCCGCCGGCCCGGAGAGCCGGAGGTGTACGCCGAGACCGCCGACCTGCACGAACGATTCTCCCCGGGCAACCCCGACTGGGGCCACCCGCCGGTCGAGGACGAGGTCCGCGCGACCGGCGAGGGCTGGGGACTGGTCAGCGACCCCGGCGACCTGTTCGGGCCACCCACCGCGCGCTGGTACCGGACAGAGCAGTGGTTCGACGGAGACGGTTTCGCCGATCTTCTCCGCACGATGTCGCCGTACCGACGACTCCATCGCGACGTCCGGGAGCCGTTGCTCGACGCGATCGCCGAACGCATCCGCACGCGCCTGGGCAACCAGGCATCACGTCGCTACCTGAGCGTTCTACGCCTTGGGCAACGCGCCGACTGA
- a CDS encoding NAD-dependent epimerase/dehydratase family protein produces MTGNRGLVGPAVTAALTSAGHHPVGFDLADGHDVRDAADLERMSAGCDGIVHLAAVDEPVDEPDLARFGPNTTGTDALVFETNVLGTGNVLRTAERRGIARVVVLSSVDVLGCFGGARPDYLPLDDRHPARPVGAYGMSKWLVEQLCAAATAATGVCTVCLRPPGVFTEEIYAGIRQARRDDPAFEWSPFWQYGAFLDVRDLASAVERALTAPLTGHHRLLLCAADISSAHDDARTLAERLLPDVEWRGGPEYDTDPFRALVDASGARALLGWAPRHRWRPARVV; encoded by the coding sequence GTGACCGGGAACCGAGGCCTGGTGGGCCCGGCTGTCACGGCGGCGTTGACGTCGGCCGGGCACCACCCGGTGGGATTCGACCTGGCGGACGGTCACGACGTGCGCGACGCCGCGGATCTCGAGCGGATGTCCGCGGGCTGCGACGGGATCGTCCACCTGGCCGCCGTCGACGAGCCGGTCGACGAACCGGATCTGGCGCGGTTCGGACCCAACACCACCGGAACGGACGCGCTGGTGTTCGAGACCAACGTGCTCGGGACCGGCAACGTGCTGCGAACCGCCGAGCGGCGGGGCATCGCCCGCGTGGTCGTCCTGAGCAGCGTGGACGTGCTGGGATGCTTCGGCGGCGCCAGGCCCGACTATCTTCCGCTCGACGACCGGCATCCCGCGCGCCCGGTGGGGGCGTATGGAATGTCGAAATGGCTGGTGGAGCAACTGTGCGCGGCGGCCACCGCCGCGACCGGTGTGTGCACCGTGTGCCTGCGCCCGCCGGGGGTGTTCACGGAGGAGATCTACGCCGGGATAAGGCAGGCCCGTCGAGACGATCCGGCCTTCGAATGGTCCCCCTTCTGGCAGTACGGCGCCTTCCTCGACGTGCGGGATCTCGCGTCCGCCGTGGAACGGGCACTGACGGCCCCGCTCACCGGGCATCACCGGCTGCTGCTGTGCGCGGCGGACATCTCCTCCGCGCACGACGACGCCCGCACCCTGGCCGAACGGCTGCTCCCCGACGTCGAGTGGCGGGGCGGCCCGGAGTACGACACCGACCCGTTCCGCGCGCTGGTCGACGCGTCCGGCGCCCGCGCCCTGCTGGGCTGGGCGCCGCGGCACCGCTGGCGTCCCGCCCGCGTGGTGTAG
- a CDS encoding FtsK/SpoIIIE domain-containing protein — protein sequence MTTSSVGPVPLTVVLPSGAQLDVALAAKPSTTIATVAAGLARDLADDLDAAPSPASDLFLDGARLDPLATLRESGLAGGARLGVGGPASPVGPEPPWRDTAASAVDGEQLMTRDPHWYEVHAVGGPHAGQVWAVGPGAHGIGSAAGCPIRLDGLPERGPVLHVGHTGDTWVSWPAPDSSPALARTPTAVSPSAAESRQHAARLARPFAAPVRRTDEHQLATNVNHHGDPRRKPGRPAGRAASTAAPGDTTFASNDLTPNDLTFNGNVSGAGTADRAVAGRPAASRPWPVDVDLAVGDTLLRLVDPFEPDAAVTPSVDVVGRDFNRPPRIVPPLLYSRQRYPSPPSTPTRRPIPLVMMLSPLVMGVAFVWLFGSTYFLIIMAMAPLMGVANWYTDRRGGRRQFRLAAARYRARRAEVDRELAEAVTAERHARSLAAPDPATAWLMATGPGGRLWERRRADPDHLVLRVGTADQPSLIEVEDPAVDGYSREVRWTVPDVPVLVDVAGRGVIGVAGPAETVAGLARWLVAQACVLHSPRDLRVEILADVLGEARWDWVRWLPHARPNPADGPAPGAPYAFVGTDPETVAHRVSELVALVKARTKARGSTMGQVLFREPDVVVVLDGARRLRDVPGVVQVLKEGPAVRVFALCLDADERLLPEECAAVVRVDGDGLTVRQSDAPELRGVRQDLVTPDWCDQVSRAMCPLRDVTPDDSGGLPGEVRLLDLLGLADVAPDGMASRIADAWRGRPATTAFPLGAGFDGPFVLDLVRDGPHALVAGTTGAGKSELLQTLVASLAARNHPDELGFVLIDYKGGSAFHGCVRLPHTLGMVTDLDAALAARALESLAAELRRREEVLAAATAKDLAHYRALRAKDPTLPPLGRLVIVIDEFATLVGEVREFVPGLVSLAQRGRSLGVHLVLATQRPGGAVTADIRANTNLRIALRVTDTHESSDVIDTVDAAFVPAATPGRALVRLAARSSVPFQTAYAGGRYEPPPPPVGTDAEGLGGAGDTGGVVGPRSAADAGDAPSVRPVAAVPLRWTSLGRPLPFTGEEPAAAGATEAVATDLDVLVDAVRAAALLDGADPGGAGRPSPWLPPLGTRLLVDDLVARLRDLGYRAPDRATTARTGALPAVPYALADLPALQRQVPVLCDLAASGHLGVIGTPRSGRSQVLRTLAGALAGAISSADVHFYGIDAGGGALAVLAELPHTGAVVPAGDLERLARLLERLAAEVSRRQALLGRHSCAGLAELRGVLPVPERPAHLILFIDGWDSLAATLGEHDGGRLHELLLALLREGAGVGVHLVMTSERALLTGRAATLVDSKLVLRMTERSDYMTIHVQPARVPAVVPPGRGWRAEDQAEVQVALLALDASGQAQAEALRQIGASARAAETGAAGAGGGGAVAAGGDNAGGGPAGRAPFPVAALPESVTFADAYAQVAEADRRPLRALLGLGGDDAAPLVVDLAGRAHTFLVAGPPGAGRSTALATLAVSLLAGGTALAVVTPRESPLRRLAAHADVRLLTGPVFSGDDLTAALAELGAAAADGTGNGAGKGRPVAVLVDDVDLLGYNNPLEPPLRAVVATGRDRGVGLAFAGSGETLGQALGGWLAEAKRSRQGVLLSPQSSVDGDLIGTRIPQSLLRTGIRPGRGHVVDAMGVLRTITIPHTVLR from the coding sequence ATGACGACCTCGTCCGTGGGTCCGGTACCGCTGACCGTCGTCCTCCCGTCTGGCGCCCAGCTCGACGTGGCGCTGGCGGCGAAGCCGTCGACCACCATCGCGACGGTCGCCGCCGGGCTCGCCCGGGACCTGGCCGACGACCTCGACGCGGCGCCGTCGCCTGCCTCCGACCTCTTCCTCGACGGCGCGCGGCTCGACCCGCTGGCGACCCTGCGCGAGTCGGGGCTGGCCGGCGGCGCCCGGCTCGGCGTCGGCGGCCCGGCCAGTCCGGTCGGGCCGGAGCCACCCTGGCGGGACACCGCGGCGTCGGCGGTGGACGGCGAGCAACTCATGACCCGCGACCCGCACTGGTACGAGGTGCACGCGGTGGGCGGCCCGCACGCCGGGCAGGTCTGGGCCGTCGGGCCAGGCGCGCACGGCATCGGTTCGGCGGCCGGCTGCCCGATCCGGCTCGACGGGCTGCCCGAGCGGGGCCCGGTGCTGCACGTCGGCCACACCGGCGACACCTGGGTCAGCTGGCCGGCACCCGACAGTTCACCAGCCCTGGCCCGTACGCCCACCGCGGTCTCGCCCTCGGCCGCCGAGTCCCGCCAGCACGCCGCGCGGCTCGCCCGGCCGTTCGCCGCACCGGTCCGCCGTACCGACGAGCACCAGCTGGCGACGAACGTCAACCACCACGGCGACCCTCGCCGCAAGCCCGGCCGCCCGGCCGGCCGCGCCGCGTCGACGGCCGCGCCCGGCGACACCACATTCGCCTCGAACGACCTGACGCCGAACGACCTGACCTTCAACGGGAACGTCTCGGGTGCCGGGACCGCCGACCGAGCGGTCGCGGGCCGTCCGGCTGCCTCGCGGCCGTGGCCGGTCGACGTCGACTTGGCCGTGGGGGACACCCTGCTGCGGCTGGTCGACCCGTTCGAGCCGGATGCCGCCGTGACCCCGTCGGTGGACGTCGTGGGACGTGACTTCAACCGGCCGCCGCGGATCGTGCCGCCGTTGCTCTACTCGCGGCAGCGCTACCCGTCGCCGCCGTCCACCCCGACCCGCCGCCCGATCCCGTTGGTGATGATGCTGTCGCCGCTGGTGATGGGCGTGGCATTCGTCTGGCTCTTCGGGTCGACGTACTTCCTGATCATCATGGCGATGGCGCCCCTCATGGGCGTGGCGAACTGGTACACCGACCGGCGCGGCGGGCGCCGCCAGTTCCGCCTCGCGGCCGCCCGCTACCGCGCCCGCCGGGCCGAGGTCGACCGCGAGCTCGCCGAGGCCGTCACCGCGGAGCGCCACGCCAGGAGCCTGGCCGCGCCGGACCCGGCGACCGCGTGGCTGATGGCGACCGGGCCGGGCGGACGGCTCTGGGAACGCCGCCGCGCCGACCCGGACCACCTGGTCCTGCGGGTCGGCACCGCCGATCAGCCGTCGCTGATCGAGGTGGAGGACCCGGCGGTCGACGGCTACTCCCGCGAGGTGCGCTGGACCGTCCCCGACGTCCCGGTCCTGGTCGACGTCGCCGGCCGGGGGGTCATCGGCGTGGCCGGCCCCGCCGAGACGGTGGCTGGGCTGGCCCGCTGGCTGGTCGCGCAGGCCTGCGTCCTGCACAGCCCCCGGGACCTGCGTGTGGAGATCCTCGCCGACGTGCTGGGGGAGGCCCGCTGGGACTGGGTGCGCTGGCTGCCGCACGCCCGGCCGAACCCGGCCGACGGCCCGGCGCCCGGCGCGCCGTACGCGTTCGTCGGCACCGACCCGGAGACCGTCGCGCACCGTGTCTCCGAGCTGGTGGCACTGGTCAAGGCGCGGACGAAGGCTCGCGGGTCGACGATGGGCCAGGTGCTGTTCCGGGAGCCGGACGTGGTCGTCGTCCTCGACGGCGCCCGGCGGCTGCGCGACGTGCCCGGCGTCGTGCAGGTGCTCAAGGAGGGCCCGGCGGTCCGGGTGTTCGCGCTGTGCCTGGACGCGGACGAGCGGCTGCTGCCGGAGGAATGCGCCGCGGTCGTGCGGGTCGACGGCGACGGGCTGACGGTCCGCCAGTCGGACGCCCCGGAGCTTCGCGGGGTGCGCCAGGACCTGGTCACACCGGACTGGTGCGACCAGGTGAGCCGGGCGATGTGCCCGCTGCGCGACGTCACCCCGGACGACTCCGGCGGGCTGCCTGGCGAGGTCCGGCTACTGGACCTGCTCGGCCTCGCGGACGTGGCGCCGGACGGGATGGCCAGCCGGATCGCCGACGCCTGGCGGGGCCGCCCGGCGACGACCGCGTTCCCGCTGGGAGCCGGGTTCGACGGGCCGTTCGTGCTCGACCTCGTCCGCGACGGCCCGCACGCCCTGGTCGCCGGGACCACCGGCGCCGGCAAGTCAGAGCTGCTGCAGACTCTCGTCGCGTCGCTCGCGGCCCGCAACCACCCGGACGAGCTGGGCTTCGTCCTGATCGACTACAAGGGCGGCAGCGCGTTCCACGGCTGCGTCCGGCTGCCACACACCCTCGGGATGGTCACCGACCTGGACGCGGCGCTCGCCGCCCGCGCGCTGGAGTCGCTCGCCGCGGAGCTGCGCCGCCGCGAGGAGGTCCTCGCCGCGGCGACCGCGAAGGACCTGGCGCACTACCGGGCGCTGCGGGCCAAGGACCCGACGCTGCCGCCGCTCGGCCGGCTCGTCATCGTCATCGACGAGTTCGCGACGCTGGTCGGCGAGGTACGGGAGTTCGTGCCCGGCCTGGTCAGCCTCGCCCAGCGCGGCCGGTCGCTCGGCGTCCACCTGGTGCTGGCCACCCAGCGCCCCGGCGGCGCCGTCACCGCCGACATCCGGGCCAACACCAATCTGCGGATCGCGCTGCGCGTCACCGACACCCACGAGAGCTCGGACGTCATCGACACCGTGGATGCCGCCTTCGTGCCCGCCGCGACGCCCGGACGGGCGCTCGTCCGGCTGGCGGCCCGGTCGTCCGTGCCGTTCCAGACGGCCTACGCGGGTGGCCGCTACGAGCCCCCGCCGCCGCCCGTCGGCACCGACGCCGAGGGCCTGGGCGGCGCGGGTGACACGGGTGGAGTCGTGGGCCCGCGTAGCGCGGCAGACGCGGGTGACGCGCCTTCCGTCCGGCCGGTCGCGGCGGTGCCGCTGCGGTGGACGAGCCTGGGCCGGCCGCTCCCGTTCACCGGCGAGGAACCGGCCGCCGCGGGGGCGACCGAGGCCGTCGCCACCGACCTGGACGTTCTCGTCGACGCGGTCCGCGCGGCGGCGCTGCTCGACGGCGCCGACCCGGGTGGCGCCGGCCGGCCGAGCCCGTGGCTGCCCCCGCTCGGCACCCGGCTGCTCGTCGACGACCTGGTCGCACGGCTGCGCGACCTCGGCTACCGGGCGCCGGACCGCGCGACGACGGCGCGCACCGGCGCGCTGCCCGCCGTCCCCTACGCGCTCGCGGACCTGCCAGCGCTGCAGCGGCAGGTGCCGGTGCTGTGCGACCTCGCGGCGAGCGGGCATCTCGGCGTCATCGGCACGCCCCGGTCGGGCCGCTCCCAGGTGCTGCGCACGCTCGCCGGCGCGCTCGCCGGAGCGATCTCCAGCGCGGACGTCCACTTCTATGGCATCGACGCCGGGGGAGGGGCGCTGGCGGTGCTGGCCGAGCTGCCGCACACCGGTGCCGTCGTGCCCGCGGGCGACCTCGAACGGCTCGCCCGGCTCCTCGAACGCCTGGCCGCCGAGGTGTCGCGGCGCCAGGCGCTGCTGGGCCGGCACTCCTGCGCCGGGCTTGCCGAGCTGCGCGGGGTCCTGCCCGTGCCCGAGCGGCCCGCGCATCTGATCCTGTTCATCGACGGCTGGGACTCGCTGGCCGCGACGCTCGGTGAGCACGACGGCGGCCGGCTCCACGAGCTGCTGCTGGCGCTGCTGCGGGAGGGCGCCGGCGTCGGCGTCCACCTCGTCATGACCTCCGAGCGCGCGCTGCTCACCGGCCGGGCGGCGACGCTCGTCGACAGCAAGCTGGTGCTGCGGATGACGGAGCGGTCCGACTACATGACGATCCACGTCCAGCCCGCCCGGGTGCCGGCGGTCGTCCCACCGGGTCGTGGCTGGCGCGCCGAGGACCAGGCGGAGGTCCAGGTGGCGCTGCTGGCCCTCGACGCGAGCGGGCAGGCACAGGCCGAGGCGCTGCGCCAGATCGGGGCCTCGGCCCGCGCGGCCGAGACCGGCGCGGCCGGGGCGGGCGGGGGCGGCGCGGTCGCGGCTGGCGGGGACAATGCTGGCGGCGGCCCGGCCGGCCGGGCGCCGTTCCCGGTCGCGGCGCTGCCCGAGTCGGTGACGTTCGCCGACGCCTACGCGCAGGTCGCCGAGGCCGACCGTCGCCCGCTGCGCGCGCTGCTCGGCCTCGGCGGTGACGACGCCGCGCCGCTGGTCGTCGACCTCGCCGGGCGGGCGCACACCTTCCTGGTCGCCGGGCCGCCCGGCGCGGGGCGCAGCACGGCGCTGGCGACGCTGGCCGTGTCACTGCTGGCCGGCGGCACCGCGCTGGCGGTGGTGACGCCGCGCGAGTCGCCGCTGCGCCGGCTCGCGGCGCATGCCGACGTCCGGCTGCTCACCGGGCCGGTCTTCAGCGGTGACGACCTCACCGCGGCGCTCGCGGAGCTGGGGGCGGCGGCGGCCGACGGGACCGGGAACGGGGCCGGGAAGGGGCGGCCCGTCGCCGTGCTCGTGGACGACGTCGACCTGCTCGGCTACAACAACCCGCTGGAGCCGCCGCTGCGCGCCGTCGTCGCGACCGGCCGTGACCGCGGCGTCGGGCTGGCCTTCGCCGGCAGCGGCGAGACGCTCGGCCAGGCGCTCGGCGGCTGGCTGGCCGAGGCGAAGCGCTCCCGTCAGGGTGTGCTGCTCTCGCCGCAGAGCTCCGTCGACGGCGACCTGATCGGCACCCGGATCCCGCAGAGCCTGCTGCGCACCGGTATCCGCCCCGGTCGCGGCCACGTCGTCGACGCGATGGGCGTGCTGCGCACCATCACGATCCCGCACACCGTCCTGCGCTGA
- a CDS encoding aldo/keto reductase: MKHAKLGDLDVSRIGLGAMGMSTAYGGADRDDDESIRTIHRALDLGVTFLDTAEVYGPYTNEELVGRALKGRRDTVVLATKFGMISHTGRDGLDSSPASVRSAVEGSLRRLGTNHIDLYYQHRVDPETPIEDTVGALAELVAEGKIRHIGLSEAGVTTIRRAHAVHPVSALQSEYSLWTRDPEPAVLPLLRELRIGFVPYSPLGRGFLTGQIRSASELDTGDFRRSNPRFSAENFDRNLRSADEVAAVAAEVGATPAQVALAWLLAKGDDIAPIPGTKRVARVEENAAADQVALTPEQLDRLDRVTPAAGDHHNEEQLRMIER; encoded by the coding sequence ATGAAGCACGCCAAGCTAGGTGATCTTGACGTCTCGCGGATCGGCCTGGGCGCGATGGGCATGTCCACCGCCTACGGCGGGGCCGACCGCGACGATGACGAGTCGATCCGGACCATTCACCGGGCGCTGGACCTCGGCGTCACCTTCCTCGACACGGCCGAGGTCTACGGGCCGTACACCAACGAGGAACTGGTGGGCCGGGCGCTCAAGGGCCGGCGGGACACCGTGGTGCTCGCGACGAAGTTCGGGATGATCTCGCACACCGGCCGCGACGGGCTCGACAGCAGCCCGGCGAGCGTCCGGTCCGCCGTCGAGGGGTCACTGCGCAGGCTGGGCACGAACCACATCGACCTCTACTACCAGCACCGGGTCGACCCGGAAACGCCGATCGAGGACACCGTCGGCGCCCTGGCCGAACTGGTCGCCGAGGGGAAGATCCGCCACATCGGGCTGTCCGAGGCCGGAGTGACCACGATCCGCCGGGCCCACGCCGTCCACCCGGTCTCCGCCCTGCAGTCGGAATACTCCCTGTGGACCCGCGACCCGGAGCCGGCGGTGCTGCCACTGCTGCGCGAGCTGCGCATCGGCTTCGTGCCGTACTCGCCGCTGGGCCGTGGCTTTCTCACCGGCCAGATCCGCTCCGCCAGCGAGCTGGACACCGGTGACTTCCGCCGGAGCAATCCCCGCTTCTCCGCCGAGAACTTCGACCGCAACCTGCGCAGCGCCGACGAGGTCGCCGCCGTCGCCGCCGAGGTGGGCGCCACTCCCGCGCAGGTGGCGTTGGCCTGGCTGCTCGCCAAGGGCGACGACATCGCCCCGATCCCCGGCACCAAGCGCGTCGCCCGCGTGGAGGAGAACGCCGCCGCCGACCAGGTCGCCCTGACCCCCGAGCAGCTCGACCGGCTCGACCGCGTCACCCCCGCGGCCGGCGACCACCACAACGAGGAGCAGCTGCGGATGATCGAACGCTGA
- a CDS encoding DUF7507 domain-containing protein has protein sequence MRRWATGLLATVACAGAAGIGAPGAVAAPTAPAPALSMAMSPLAVSFASAGIELPFYYTITNTGGQTLTRLTVHNSLPRITTNLCLEETLAAGQTTNCLAVYTTTEADVTRGGVTNAAIASAVPPTGPAVTSSRSSVTIPALAAPAVALFKSSFDYTFSEAGQLVSYIYRVANTGNAPLTGVTVHDPHPGLSPLGCQETTIAPGAATFCFARYTTTAADVAAGEVTDTATATATPPTGPAVTSNPASRTIRTPRPWLGLTTSVAPAHYSAGTTLRFTYIVENSGNVVLNDVTVTDTLPGLSPVACPSTRLRTGESMTCTATYTASPADVARGSVTNSATAVGTAAKGGGRPTAGPATATAFAAGPATPGTRPSQPLTFLVPVPFPLPVG, from the coding sequence GTGCGGAGATGGGCCACCGGCCTGCTTGCCACGGTGGCCTGCGCCGGCGCCGCGGGCATCGGGGCACCGGGCGCCGTGGCCGCCCCCACCGCGCCGGCACCCGCCCTCTCGATGGCGATGAGCCCACTCGCGGTGTCCTTCGCCTCCGCCGGGATCGAGCTGCCGTTCTACTACACGATCACCAACACGGGCGGCCAGACCCTGACCAGGCTCACCGTGCACAACTCGCTACCCCGCATCACCACCAATCTCTGCCTGGAGGAGACCCTCGCCGCCGGTCAGACGACCAACTGCCTGGCGGTGTACACCACGACTGAGGCAGACGTGACGCGAGGCGGGGTGACCAACGCGGCGATCGCGAGCGCCGTCCCGCCGACCGGGCCCGCCGTGACCTCGTCGCGGTCATCCGTGACCATCCCGGCCCTCGCCGCCCCCGCGGTCGCGCTGTTCAAGAGCTCCTTCGACTACACGTTCAGCGAGGCGGGCCAGCTGGTCAGCTACATCTACCGGGTCGCCAACACCGGCAACGCGCCGCTGACCGGTGTCACCGTGCACGACCCGCACCCAGGGCTCTCACCACTGGGCTGCCAGGAAACGACGATCGCGCCCGGCGCCGCCACGTTCTGTTTCGCCCGCTACACGACGACCGCCGCGGACGTCGCCGCCGGCGAGGTGACGGACACCGCCACGGCGACAGCCACCCCGCCGACCGGACCCGCGGTCACGTCGAACCCGGCAAGCCGGACGATCCGCACCCCGCGGCCATGGCTCGGTCTCACGACGTCCGTCGCCCCGGCCCACTACTCCGCCGGCACAACGCTGCGCTTCACCTACATCGTCGAGAACTCCGGCAACGTGGTGCTGAATGACGTGACGGTGACCGACACCCTGCCCGGGCTCTCCCCCGTCGCCTGCCCATCCACCCGGCTGCGCACCGGCGAGTCGATGACCTGCACCGCGACCTACACCGCCTCCCCCGCGGACGTCGCGCGCGGCTCGGTCACCAACAGCGCGACGGCGGTCGGGACGGCGGCGAAGGGCGGCGGGCGGCCGACCGCCGGCCCCGCCACGGCGACCGCGTTCGCCGCCGGCCCGGCGACGCCAGGCACCCGCCCGTCACAGCCGCTCACCTTCCTCGTGCCGGTGCCCTTCCCGCTGCCAGTCGGCTGA